Proteins found in one Balneola vulgaris DSM 17893 genomic segment:
- the fsa gene encoding fructose-6-phosphate aldolase has protein sequence MKFFIDTANLEEIQEANNLGVLDGVTTNPSLCAKIGVRDFEGHIKKICDIVEGDVSAEVVSTTYNEMVEEGRKIAKIADNVVVKIPLIKDGIKAIKTFSDEGIKTNCTLCFSPTQALIAAKAGATYISPFMGRLDDISSNGLQLIEDIVQIYLNYGFGTEVLAASIRHPMHVVECAKVGADVGTMPLNVIMGMLKHPLTDIGLDKFLQDWDKLQESLKEG, from the coding sequence ATGAAATTTTTTATAGACACTGCTAATCTTGAAGAAATCCAAGAAGCCAACAACCTAGGCGTGTTGGATGGAGTAACTACCAATCCAAGCCTTTGTGCTAAAATTGGAGTTAGAGACTTCGAAGGCCACATCAAAAAAATCTGTGATATTGTTGAGGGTGATGTATCAGCAGAAGTGGTTTCAACCACCTATAATGAAATGGTTGAAGAGGGTAGAAAAATCGCTAAAATCGCTGATAACGTAGTTGTGAAAATTCCTCTCATCAAAGATGGAATTAAAGCGATCAAAACTTTTTCTGACGAAGGGATCAAAACAAACTGTACGCTTTGTTTCTCACCAACTCAAGCACTGATTGCCGCTAAAGCAGGTGCTACATATATCTCTCCATTCATGGGGCGTTTGGATGATATCTCAAGCAATGGCTTACAGCTCATCGAAGATATCGTACAGATTTACTTGAATTACGGATTTGGTACAGAAGTACTAGCGGCGAGTATCCGCCACCCAATGCACGTGGTAGAATGTGCTAAAGTAGGTGCAGATGTTGGAACTATGCCACTAAACGTGATCATGGGCATGTTAAAGCACCCACTAACCGACATCGGCTTAGATAAATTCTTACAAGATTGGGACAAACTACAGGAAAGCCTGAAAGAAGGGTAA